A genomic stretch from Flavobacterium sp. KS-LB2 includes:
- the tsaE gene encoding tRNA (adenosine(37)-N6)-threonylcarbamoyltransferase complex ATPase subunit type 1 TsaE, with protein sequence MNIIFSIDQLEEVAQKIIANNPKKVILFHGEMGVGKTTLIKELCKTLGVSGATSSPTFSLVNEYEANDNQLVYHFDFYRLNKEEEALDMGVDDYLYSGNWCFIEWAEKIPNLIPETHSVITISLLPDGKRALTLS encoded by the coding sequence ATGAATATCATTTTTTCTATTGACCAACTCGAAGAAGTGGCGCAAAAAATTATTGCCAATAACCCTAAAAAAGTGATTCTTTTTCACGGAGAAATGGGTGTTGGAAAAACCACTTTAATCAAGGAATTGTGTAAAACGCTTGGCGTATCTGGCGCAACGAGTAGCCCAACTTTTTCTTTAGTTAACGAATATGAAGCCAATGACAATCAGCTGGTTTATCATTTTGATTTTTATAGATTAAACAAGGAAGAAGAGGCTTTAGATATGGGTGTTGATGATTATTTGTATTCTGGAAATTGGTGTTTTATAGAATGGGCAGAGAAGATTCCAAATTTGATTCCGGAAACCCATTCCGTTATAACTATTTCACTGCTTCCTGATGGAAAAAGAGCTTTAACCTTAAGTTAA
- the porX gene encoding T9SS response regulator signal transducer PorX, with amino-acid sequence MDKIKILWVDDEIDLLKPHILFLEKKNYEVTTCNNGLDAIAIFEENNFDIVFLDENMPGMSGLETLSEMKEKKSSVPMIMITKSEEEYIMEEAIGSKIADYLIKPVNPNQILLSLKKNLDHSRLISQKTTLDYQKEFRKITMEMAMVNSYEDWIELYKKLIFWELELENIDDQSMIEILESQKTEANSQFGKFIERNYEDWFASPVRQGSSAQTADKPVQSHTLFKELVLPELKKKDKPILFVVIDNLRYDQWKAFESVVGNYYKLEKEVPYYSILPTATQYARNAIFSGLTPLEMEKQFPQYWKNDPEEGGKNLFEAEFLTAQLKRLGLNIKEDYFKITSLAGGKKLAESFKALKDNDLVTIVYNFVDMLSHAKTEMDVVKELASDDKAYRSLTLSWFKNSPLLEIIQQAQKMGFKLILTTDHGTINVKNPSKVVGDKNTSLNLRYKTGRSLTYEYKDVYAVKEPKNIGLPAINMSSSYIFAKNDLFLAYVNNYNHYVSYYKNTYQHGGISLEEMIIPFLVFNPK; translated from the coding sequence ATGGATAAAATAAAAATACTTTGGGTAGATGATGAAATCGACCTTTTGAAACCACATATCTTATTTCTGGAAAAGAAAAATTACGAGGTAACAACCTGTAACAACGGGCTTGACGCGATTGCAATTTTTGAGGAAAACAATTTTGATATTGTTTTCTTGGATGAAAATATGCCCGGAATGAGCGGCTTGGAAACCTTATCAGAAATGAAGGAGAAAAAATCTTCGGTTCCCATGATTATGATTACGAAAAGCGAGGAAGAATACATTATGGAGGAAGCCATAGGTTCTAAAATTGCGGATTATTTGATTAAACCTGTGAATCCGAACCAGATCTTGTTGAGCTTGAAGAAAAATCTGGATCATTCCCGATTGATTTCGCAAAAAACAACGCTGGATTATCAGAAAGAATTTAGAAAAATTACCATGGAAATGGCGATGGTGAATTCCTATGAAGACTGGATTGAGTTGTATAAGAAATTGATTTTTTGGGAATTGGAATTGGAAAATATCGACGATCAGAGTATGATTGAAATTTTGGAATCCCAGAAAACAGAAGCCAATTCACAATTTGGAAAATTCATTGAGCGCAATTACGAGGATTGGTTTGCTTCGCCTGTTCGCCAAGGCTCGAGTGCACAAACAGCGGATAAACCGGTTCAATCGCACACGTTATTCAAAGAATTAGTGCTTCCAGAACTTAAGAAAAAAGACAAGCCTATTTTGTTTGTAGTGATTGACAACCTGCGTTACGACCAATGGAAAGCCTTTGAAAGCGTAGTGGGAAATTACTATAAACTGGAAAAAGAAGTGCCCTACTACTCTATTCTTCCTACGGCTACGCAATATGCGAGAAACGCTATTTTCTCAGGGTTGACTCCGTTGGAAATGGAAAAACAATTTCCTCAATATTGGAAAAACGACCCCGAAGAAGGCGGTAAAAACCTTTTTGAAGCTGAATTTTTGACAGCACAATTAAAACGATTGGGCTTGAATATTAAAGAAGATTATTTTAAAATAACCAGTCTTGCTGGAGGAAAAAAATTAGCCGAAAGCTTTAAAGCATTAAAAGATAATGATTTGGTTACGATAGTTTACAACTTTGTGGATATGCTCTCGCATGCTAAAACAGAGATGGATGTGGTAAAAGAACTGGCCTCTGATGATAAAGCATATCGCTCGCTTACATTGAGTTGGTTTAAGAATTCGCCGCTTTTAGAAATTATTCAACAAGCTCAAAAAATGGGTTTCAAATTGATTTTAACTACTGATCACGGAACGATAAATGTAAAAAACCCTTCGAAAGTAGTGGGTGATAAAAACACCAGTTTGAATTTGCGTTACAAAACAGGACGTAGCTTAACGTATGAATACAAAGATGTTTATGCGGTGAAAGAACCAAAAAATATTGGTTTGCCTGCTATAAATATGAGCAGTTCTTATATTTTTGCAAAAAATGATTTGTTCTTGGCGTATGTCAACAACTACAATCATTATGTGAGTTATTACAAAAATACGTATCAGCACGGTGGAATTTCATTAGAAGAAATGATTATTCCGTTTTTAGTTTTTAACCCGAAATAA
- the ettA gene encoding energy-dependent translational throttle protein EttA gives MADDKKVIFSMSKLSKTYQGADKPVLKNIYLSFFYGAKIGILGLNGSGKSSLLKIIAGVDKNYQGDVVFAPGYTVGYLEQEPILDDSKTVIEIVREGAAETMAVLAEYNSINDLFGLEENYSDPDKMDKLMDRQATLQDKIDALGAWEIDTKLEIAMDALRTPDGDTPIKNLSGGERRRVALCRLLLQQPDVLLLDEPTNHLDAESVLWLEQHLAQYAGTVIAVTHDRYFLDNVAGWILELDRGEGIPWKGNYSSWLDQKSSRMALEEKVASKRRKNLERELDWVRQGAKGRQTKQKARLQNYDKLLNEDQKQLDENLEIYIPNGPRLGTNVIEAKNVAKAFGDKLLYDNLNFTLPQAGIVGIIGPNGAGKSTIFKMIMGEEKPDSGEFLIGDTVKIAYVDQAHSNIDPNKSIWENFADGQELIMMGGKQVNSRAYLSRFNFGGGEQNKKVSMLSGGERNRLHLAMTLKEEGNVLLLDEPTNDLDINTLRALEEGLESFAGCAVVISHDRWFLDRICTHILAFEGNSEVYYFEGGFTDYEENKKKRLGGDLTPKRLKYRKLIRS, from the coding sequence ATGGCAGACGATAAAAAAGTAATATTCTCAATGTCAAAATTGAGTAAAACCTATCAAGGAGCAGATAAACCAGTACTTAAAAACATCTATTTGAGTTTCTTTTACGGAGCCAAGATTGGTATTTTGGGTTTAAATGGATCTGGAAAATCTTCTTTATTAAAAATTATTGCTGGCGTTGATAAAAACTATCAAGGTGATGTAGTTTTTGCGCCAGGCTATACAGTAGGTTATTTAGAACAAGAACCAATTTTAGATGACAGCAAAACAGTTATTGAAATTGTTAGAGAAGGAGCTGCCGAAACGATGGCAGTGCTTGCAGAATATAATAGTATTAACGATTTATTTGGTCTAGAAGAAAACTATTCAGATCCAGATAAAATGGATAAATTGATGGATCGTCAAGCGACGTTACAAGACAAAATTGATGCGCTTGGAGCTTGGGAAATCGATACCAAACTAGAAATCGCAATGGATGCTTTACGCACGCCAGATGGCGATACACCAATCAAAAATCTTTCAGGAGGAGAGCGTCGTCGTGTGGCTTTATGTCGTTTGTTGTTGCAACAACCGGATGTTTTGCTTTTGGATGAGCCTACGAATCACTTGGATGCTGAGAGTGTACTTTGGTTAGAACAACATTTAGCACAATATGCAGGAACTGTAATTGCAGTAACGCACGATAGGTATTTCTTGGATAATGTTGCTGGTTGGATTTTGGAATTAGACAGAGGTGAAGGTATTCCTTGGAAAGGGAATTATTCTTCTTGGTTGGACCAAAAATCAAGCCGTATGGCACTAGAAGAAAAAGTAGCTTCGAAACGTAGAAAGAATCTAGAACGTGAGTTGGACTGGGTTCGTCAAGGTGCCAAAGGGCGTCAAACGAAACAAAAAGCACGTTTGCAGAACTACGATAAATTATTGAATGAAGACCAAAAACAATTAGATGAAAATTTGGAAATTTACATTCCAAATGGTCCACGTTTAGGAACGAATGTAATTGAAGCCAAAAATGTTGCTAAAGCTTTTGGAGATAAATTACTGTATGATAATTTAAATTTCACGTTACCACAAGCAGGAATTGTTGGAATTATTGGACCAAACGGTGCTGGTAAATCAACTATTTTCAAAATGATAATGGGTGAAGAAAAACCAGATTCAGGAGAATTTTTAATCGGGGATACGGTAAAAATCGCTTATGTAGATCAAGCGCACTCCAACATAGATCCTAATAAATCAATTTGGGAAAACTTTGCTGACGGTCAGGAATTGATTATGATGGGCGGAAAACAAGTGAATTCAAGAGCTTATTTGTCACGATTTAATTTTGGCGGTGGAGAACAAAACAAGAAAGTGTCTATGCTTTCCGGTGGAGAGCGTAACCGTTTGCACCTTGCGATGACTTTAAAAGAAGAAGGAAACGTACTTTTACTGGATGAGCCTACGAATGATTTGGACATCAATACGCTTCGTGCATTAGAAGAAGGTTTGGAGAGTTTTGCAGGTTGTGCGGTAGTTATTTCTCACGACAGATGGTTCTTAGACAGAATTTGTACGCACATTCTAGCTTTCGAAGGAAACTCTGAAGTATATTATTTTGAAGGTGGTTTCACTGATTATGAGGAGAATAAGAAAAAACGTTTGGGTGGTGATTTAACTCCAAAACGATTGAAATACAGAAAATTAATTAGAAGTTAA
- the holA gene encoding DNA polymerase III subunit delta, with amino-acid sequence MDEVIKIVNDIKSGNIKPIYFLMGEEPYYIDKLSDYIEEKVLSEEEKGFNQTVLYGRDVSIEDIISTAKRYPMMAERQVVIVKEAQDLIRTIDKLENYAENPMATTVLVFCYKYKTLDKRKKVTKLLAKNGIVYESKKLYENQVGEWIKRVLSGKKYAIEPKANAMLVEFLGTDLSKINNELEKLQIILPVGSTITPKDIEENIGFSKDFNVFELRKALGERNQLKAYKIAENFAQNPKDNPMVVTTSLVFGFFIQLLKYHGLKDKNPKNVSAVLGVNPFFLKEYDVALKNYPMKKVSQIVGALRDIDVKSKGVGANAMSQSDLLREMLYKIFN; translated from the coding sequence ATGGACGAGGTTATAAAAATTGTAAATGATATAAAAAGCGGTAACATCAAACCAATTTATTTTTTGATGGGTGAAGAACCGTATTATATTGATAAGCTATCAGATTATATCGAAGAAAAAGTCTTATCCGAAGAGGAAAAAGGCTTCAATCAAACCGTTTTATACGGAAGAGACGTTTCTATAGAAGATATAATTTCTACTGCAAAACGTTATCCAATGATGGCAGAGCGTCAAGTGGTCATCGTAAAAGAAGCCCAAGATTTAATCAGAACCATAGATAAACTGGAAAACTACGCTGAAAACCCAATGGCAACAACAGTTTTAGTTTTTTGCTACAAATATAAAACGCTCGATAAACGAAAAAAAGTAACCAAGTTATTAGCGAAGAACGGTATCGTTTATGAGAGCAAGAAACTATATGAAAACCAAGTAGGAGAGTGGATTAAACGTGTTTTATCCGGTAAAAAATATGCTATTGAGCCCAAAGCAAATGCCATGTTAGTGGAATTTCTTGGAACAGATTTGAGTAAAATAAATAATGAACTGGAAAAATTACAAATTATCTTGCCAGTAGGAAGTACCATTACACCAAAAGATATCGAGGAAAACATAGGTTTCAGCAAAGATTTCAATGTATTTGAATTACGAAAAGCACTTGGCGAACGCAACCAGCTAAAAGCTTATAAAATTGCGGAGAACTTTGCTCAAAATCCAAAAGACAATCCAATGGTAGTTACTACTAGTTTGGTTTTTGGATTCTTTATTCAACTTTTAAAATACCACGGATTAAAAGATAAAAATCCCAAAAATGTGTCGGCTGTATTAGGCGTAAACCCATTTTTTTTGAAAGAATATGATGTGGCTTTGAAAAACTATCCCATGAAAAAAGTGAGCCAAATTGTAGGTGCTTTGCGGGACATTGATGTAAAAAGTAAGGGTGTAGGCGCGAATGCAATGTCACAATCTGATTTACTACGAGAAATGCTTTATAAAATATTTAATTAA
- a CDS encoding endonuclease MutS2 → MISITEKTLQDLQFPTVLETISTICNTDIGKQKALEITPFKDKETLMQALMQTSEYVSSFQNNNAIPNHGFDAITHEIKFLAIEDSFLEVGSFRKIATISSTVNFLLSFLRKFEDYYPNINARANQVELTKEIITMVDEVVDKYGEIKDNASPDLLNIRRSMNAVRGKVNQSFGTALTQYNALGYLDDIKESFVQNRRVLAVLAMYRRKVKGSILGSSKTGSIAYIEPEATLQYSRELSNLEYEEKEEITRILKQLSNYIRPHLPLLIKYQDFLSDIDVIAAKAKYANKINGILPTITEERRLYFREAYHPILYLNNKQKNEITHPQTIELGQENRIIVISGPNAGGKTISLKTVGLLQLMLQSGMLIPVHERSETFLFDRILTDIGDNQSIENHLSTYSYRLKNMNYFLKKCNRKTMFLIDEFGTGSDPELGGALAEIFLEEFYHREAFGIITTHYSNLKILANELPFATNANMLFDEKTLEPLYKLVLGQAGSSFTFEVALKNGIPFSLINRAKKKIEVGKVRFDKTIATLQKERSKMEKTSQTLKEEETKAREEGKKMETINVKIKQKLESYQELYDSNQKTIYIGQKIEDISEKYFNNKNKKELLGEFLKIIEIENSKRKKATTKEAKALIEKKKEVIQEVTVQVEEIRKEKKEKKLKVVVEKPKPILKVGDRVRMFDGKAVGTIDSIEKNKATVNYGVFTSKVSLEALEFVEAGKK, encoded by the coding sequence ATGATATCCATCACTGAAAAAACATTACAAGATTTACAATTTCCAACGGTTCTCGAAACCATTTCGACCATTTGTAATACTGACATTGGAAAACAAAAAGCATTAGAAATAACCCCTTTTAAAGACAAGGAAACATTGATGCAAGCATTAATGCAAACCTCAGAATATGTTTCGTCTTTCCAAAATAACAATGCGATTCCCAATCATGGTTTTGATGCTATCACGCATGAAATAAAGTTTTTGGCCATTGAAGACAGTTTCTTGGAAGTGGGCAGTTTTAGAAAAATCGCTACCATTTCTTCAACAGTAAATTTCCTGTTGAGTTTTTTGAGAAAATTCGAGGATTATTATCCAAATATAAACGCAAGAGCAAACCAAGTCGAACTGACTAAAGAAATCATCACGATGGTGGACGAAGTAGTCGATAAATATGGCGAAATTAAAGACAATGCCTCCCCGGATTTATTGAACATCCGTCGCAGTATGAATGCTGTTCGCGGAAAAGTCAATCAAAGTTTTGGTACAGCATTGACACAATACAATGCTTTAGGATATTTAGACGATATTAAAGAAAGTTTTGTTCAAAATCGACGCGTTTTAGCAGTTTTAGCGATGTATCGCCGTAAAGTAAAAGGATCCATTTTGGGCAGTTCCAAAACAGGAAGTATTGCTTATATTGAACCCGAAGCTACTTTACAATATTCCCGTGAATTGAGTAATTTAGAATACGAAGAGAAAGAGGAAATCACTCGAATATTAAAACAGTTATCCAATTATATTCGCCCGCATTTACCGCTTTTAATAAAATACCAGGATTTCCTTAGTGATATTGATGTAATTGCCGCAAAAGCAAAATATGCAAATAAAATCAATGGAATTTTACCAACAATTACAGAGGAACGCCGCCTTTATTTTAGAGAAGCTTACCATCCTATTCTGTATTTGAACAATAAACAAAAAAATGAAATTACGCATCCGCAAACCATTGAATTAGGTCAAGAAAACAGAATTATTGTGATTTCGGGACCAAATGCCGGAGGTAAAACTATTTCGTTAAAAACCGTTGGATTACTGCAATTGATGCTGCAATCCGGAATGTTGATTCCGGTACATGAACGTAGTGAAACGTTTTTATTTGATAGAATCTTAACAGATATTGGAGACAATCAATCTATTGAAAATCATTTAAGTACATACAGTTACCGATTAAAGAACATGAACTATTTCTTGAAGAAGTGCAATAGAAAAACCATGTTCCTTATTGATGAATTTGGTACCGGTTCAGATCCAGAATTAGGAGGTGCTTTAGCAGAAATTTTCTTAGAAGAATTCTATCATAGAGAAGCTTTTGGGATTATTACAACGCATTATTCAAATCTAAAAATTCTGGCGAACGAATTGCCTTTTGCTACCAATGCCAACATGCTTTTTGATGAAAAAACATTAGAGCCATTGTACAAATTAGTTTTAGGTCAAGCAGGAAGTTCCTTCACCTTTGAAGTGGCTTTGAAAAACGGAATTCCTTTCAGCTTAATTAATCGGGCGAAAAAGAAAATTGAAGTTGGAAAAGTACGTTTTGATAAAACGATTGCTACCCTTCAGAAAGAACGTTCTAAAATGGAGAAAACTTCGCAAACGCTTAAAGAAGAAGAAACAAAAGCGCGTGAAGAAGGCAAGAAAATGGAAACCATCAATGTGAAAATCAAACAGAAACTGGAAAGCTATCAAGAATTGTACGACAGCAACCAGAAAACCATTTACATAGGTCAAAAAATTGAAGACATTTCGGAGAAATATTTTAATAATAAAAATAAGAAAGAACTGCTTGGTGAGTTTTTGAAAATCATTGAAATCGAAAATTCAAAACGCAAAAAAGCCACAACCAAAGAAGCAAAAGCACTGATTGAAAAGAAAAAAGAAGTCATTCAAGAAGTGACCGTTCAGGTTGAAGAAATCAGAAAAGAAAAGAAAGAGAAGAAATTAAAAGTGGTGGTTGAGAAACCAAAACCTATCCTAAAAGTAGGCGATCGCGTGCGAATGTTTGACGGAAAAGCGGTGGGAACCATTGATTCTATTGAAAAAAATAAAGCAACCGTAAACTATGGTGTATTTACTTCAAAAGTGAGTTTGGAAGCGCTGGAATTTGTGGAAGCAGGGAAAAAGTAA
- a CDS encoding GNAT family N-acetyltransferase, whose protein sequence is MSLDNTVEIIPFSAALKEPIKTLNLEWLQKYFKVEPKDEIVLSDPQGQIIDKGGMIFYAKYNDAIIGTVSLIKIDSTTFELSKMAVTDGVQGLGVGKKLMLHCLAVAEEKGIEKLILYSNRKLLPAIHLYEKFGFVEVPLEDGVYERADIKMERIMH, encoded by the coding sequence ATGAGCTTAGACAATACCGTAGAAATTATTCCTTTTTCAGCTGCTTTAAAAGAACCTATAAAAACCTTGAACTTGGAATGGTTGCAAAAATATTTCAAAGTGGAACCCAAAGACGAAATCGTACTTTCGGATCCGCAAGGTCAAATTATAGACAAAGGCGGAATGATTTTTTATGCAAAATACAATGATGCTATAATAGGAACGGTTTCCCTAATAAAAATTGATAGCACAACATTTGAATTGAGCAAAATGGCAGTAACTGATGGCGTTCAAGGTTTAGGAGTTGGAAAAAAACTAATGCTACATTGTCTTGCTGTTGCCGAAGAAAAAGGAATTGAAAAGCTGATTTTATATTCGAACAGGAAATTACTGCCGGCGATTCATTTGTATGAAAAATTTGGTTTTGTAGAAGTACCTTTGGAAGATGGCGTTTATGAAAGAGCCGATATAAAAATGGAAAGAATCATGCACTAA
- a CDS encoding thiol-disulfide oxidoreductase DCC family protein: MLNIPKDKKIILYDGVCNLCDSAVQRIIKHDAKDVFRFVALQSDLGQKIIKHLGIDTQKTDSIILYQPGFAYYYKSEAVLEIAKDLSGLFYFGTLFSILPTSLNNHIYDYIAKNRYKWYGKKETCLIPTKELQAKFLE, translated from the coding sequence ATGCTCAATATTCCTAAAGACAAAAAAATTATCCTCTATGATGGCGTTTGCAATCTGTGTGATTCCGCAGTGCAAAGAATCATTAAGCATGATGCAAAAGATGTTTTCAGATTTGTTGCCTTACAATCTGATTTAGGTCAAAAAATAATTAAACACTTGGGAATTGATACACAAAAAACGGATAGTATTATTCTGTATCAACCGGGTTTCGCTTATTATTATAAATCAGAAGCCGTTTTAGAAATTGCAAAAGATTTAAGTGGACTATTTTATTTTGGTACTTTATTTTCAATATTACCCACTTCACTAAATAACCATATTTACGATTATATTGCTAAAAATCGTTACAAATGGTATGGGAAAAAGGAAACTTGCCTGATTCCCACAAAAGAGCTCCAAGCTAAGTTTTTAGAATAA
- the ung gene encoding uracil-DNA glycosylase, whose amino-acid sequence MQINLNPTWQSILSDEIQKPYFQELMETVDEEYKNHTCYPPKEFIFAAFNYCSFKDVKVVIIGQDPYHGKGEANGLCFSVNDGVRIPPSLRNIFREMSEDLGTIFMPTSGNLEAWAKQGVLLLNASLTVREDNANSHKHLKWNVFTDAVIQKISNEKEHVVFLLWGNFAHKKGLKIDRNKHLVLESGHPSPMSANQGKWFGNKHFSKTNSYLKQNGLEPIKWL is encoded by the coding sequence ATGCAAATCAATCTCAATCCCACTTGGCAATCCATTTTATCAGATGAAATCCAGAAACCCTATTTTCAGGAATTAATGGAAACGGTTGATGAAGAATATAAAAATCATACGTGTTATCCTCCGAAAGAATTCATTTTTGCTGCGTTTAATTATTGCAGTTTCAAAGATGTAAAAGTGGTTATCATTGGTCAAGATCCGTATCACGGCAAGGGCGAAGCCAATGGTTTGTGTTTCTCTGTAAATGATGGTGTTCGAATTCCGCCTTCGTTACGCAATATTTTCAGGGAAATGAGTGAAGATTTGGGAACTATTTTTATGCCCACTTCTGGTAATTTAGAAGCTTGGGCAAAGCAGGGAGTTTTATTGTTGAATGCATCGCTGACGGTAAGAGAAGACAATGCGAACAGTCACAAACACTTGAAATGGAATGTTTTTACTGATGCTGTCATTCAAAAAATTTCAAATGAAAAAGAACATGTTGTTTTCTTGCTTTGGGGGAATTTTGCCCATAAAAAAGGACTTAAAATCGACCGAAACAAACATTTGGTTTTGGAATCCGGGCATCCTTCGCCAATGAGTGCGAATCAAGGGAAATGGTTTGGGAATAAGCATTTTAGTAAAACGAATTCGTATTTAAAACAAAACGGATTAGAACCTATAAAGTGGTTGTAG
- a CDS encoding DUF4258 domain-containing protein: protein MKFIHRFAYYLVGLVIGLFFVALVFSGKDTRCNYFPNARVLNDLRNKPFHYSDKASQILAEKWIDTADIKNTLQYGDVDFDNSNIELKKGKLYVIEGKTIKNQEVTLKVINYSDKAVLEDIIKK, encoded by the coding sequence ATGAAATTTATTCACCGTTTTGCTTATTACTTAGTTGGTTTAGTGATAGGATTGTTTTTTGTAGCCCTTGTTTTTAGTGGTAAAGATACCCGTTGTAACTATTTCCCTAATGCGAGAGTCTTAAATGATTTGAGAAACAAACCTTTCCATTATTCGGATAAAGCATCTCAGATTTTGGCTGAAAAATGGATTGATACTGCCGATATAAAAAACACATTACAATACGGTGATGTAGATTTTGATAACAGTAATATCGAACTTAAAAAAGGAAAGTTGTATGTAATCGAAGGAAAAACAATCAAAAACCAAGAGGTTACCTTGAAAGTTATTAATTACTCCGATAAAGCTGTTTTAGAAGATATTATAAAAAAATAA
- a CDS encoding alanine dehydrogenase, with translation MSITITPFTKQQLLPQEEKLEVARKKSELFIGIPKETSYQERRICLTPDAVNSLTYHGHRVMIEAGAGLNSSYTDKEYCDAGAEVTSDTKKVFSCPMILKVEPATLAEIEMMNPQTILLSAIQLKTRKKVYFEALTKKKITALAFEYIKDEDGTYPAVKSLSEIAGTASILIAAELMITNEFGKGLLFGNITGVPPTDVVILGAGTVGEFAAKTAIGLGASVKVFDNSITKLRRLQNNLNQRIFTSTIQPKALLKALRRCDVAIGAMRGKERCPVIVTETMVEHMKNGAVIVDVSIDTGGCFETSEVTSHEKPTFIKNNVLHYCVPNIPSRYSKTASLSISNIISPYLMKIAEDGGIESAIRCDKGLKNGVYMYHGILTNTSIGEWFDLPYNDINLIVF, from the coding sequence ATGTCAATTACTATAACGCCATTCACAAAACAACAGCTATTACCTCAAGAAGAAAAGCTAGAGGTTGCCAGAAAAAAAAGCGAACTTTTTATAGGTATTCCAAAGGAAACCAGTTATCAGGAACGCCGTATCTGTCTTACTCCAGACGCTGTAAACTCGCTGACCTACCATGGACATCGGGTAATGATTGAGGCTGGCGCGGGATTAAATTCCAGTTATACCGACAAAGAATATTGTGATGCCGGTGCAGAAGTTACCAGTGACACCAAGAAAGTTTTTAGTTGTCCGATGATACTAAAAGTAGAGCCAGCAACGCTTGCCGAAATTGAAATGATGAATCCTCAAACGATTCTGCTCTCAGCTATTCAACTCAAAACCCGAAAGAAAGTTTATTTTGAGGCTTTAACCAAAAAGAAAATTACTGCTCTCGCTTTTGAATACATCAAGGACGAAGACGGAACCTATCCTGCGGTAAAATCCCTAAGCGAAATTGCAGGAACGGCATCAATTTTAATCGCTGCAGAGTTGATGATTACCAATGAATTTGGAAAAGGATTGTTATTCGGAAACATTACCGGAGTTCCTCCAACTGATGTGGTTATTTTAGGCGCAGGAACTGTAGGTGAATTTGCCGCTAAAACCGCAATAGGTTTAGGCGCCAGTGTCAAAGTTTTTGATAATTCAATTACCAAATTGCGTCGTTTGCAAAATAATTTAAACCAACGCATTTTCACTTCCACGATACAACCAAAAGCGTTACTAAAAGCGTTAAGACGTTGTGATGTAGCCATTGGCGCCATGCGAGGAAAAGAACGTTGTCCAGTTATAGTTACAGAAACCATGGTAGAACACATGAAAAACGGCGCTGTAATTGTGGATGTAAGTATTGATACCGGTGGTTGTTTTGAGACTTCAGAAGTGACTTCACATGAGAAACCAACGTTTATTAAAAACAATGTTTTGCATTATTGCGTACCCAATATACCTTCCCGATATTCTAAAACTGCATCACTTTCCATAAGCAACATAATTTCCCCTTACCTGATGAAAATAGCGGAAGATGGTGGCATCGAAAGTGCTATTCGTTGTGACAAAGGATTGAAAAATGGCGTTTATATGTACCACGGAATCCTTACTAATACTTCTATAGGCGAATGGTTTGATTTGCCTTACAACGACATTAATTTAATTGTTTTTTAA
- a CDS encoding CAL67264 family membrane protein, with amino-acid sequence MGMNKNTILGWATLIMIVMGLLLIALGAFRYDDVAGWGFAAVGVGFLANAWVFSSLKGRL; translated from the coding sequence ATGGGAATGAATAAAAATACTATTTTAGGTTGGGCTACTTTAATAATGATTGTAATGGGTTTACTGCTGATTGCATTAGGCGCTTTTAGGTACGATGATGTAGCAGGCTGGGGATTTGCAGCTGTAGGTGTTGGCTTTTTGGCTAATGCTTGGGTGTTTAGTTCTCTTAAAGGCAGGCTTTAA